In Minwuia thermotolerans, the following proteins share a genomic window:
- a CDS encoding alpha/beta fold hydrolase, producing MPTFTRGDAEIHYEVHGDGPAAVLALAPGGMRSAVSYWPRMTWDPMARLADGYRVVAMDQRNAGSSKAPIRPTDGWATYRDDQLGLMDHLGIERFHVVGMCIGGSFIAELAHAAPERVASAVMLQPIGLDGDHRIFFDMFDGWAEEVKPQHPEASDDDFAAFRRNLFGGDDFLFSQGEAFIAKCPVPLLVMMGNDAYHPEATSRRVVQLAPDAMLVERWKEPEHIEAAAATIRQFLDAHS from the coding sequence ATGCCCACATTCACGCGCGGGGACGCGGAGATCCATTACGAGGTACACGGCGACGGGCCGGCGGCGGTGCTGGCGCTGGCGCCGGGCGGCATGCGCTCGGCCGTGTCCTACTGGCCGAGGATGACCTGGGATCCGATGGCGCGTCTGGCCGACGGCTACCGGGTCGTGGCCATGGACCAGCGCAATGCGGGCAGCTCGAAAGCGCCGATCCGTCCCACCGACGGCTGGGCGACGTACCGCGACGACCAGCTCGGCCTGATGGACCATCTGGGGATCGAGCGCTTCCACGTCGTCGGCATGTGCATCGGCGGTTCCTTCATTGCCGAGCTGGCGCACGCCGCGCCCGAGCGCGTGGCCTCGGCCGTGATGCTGCAGCCCATCGGCCTGGACGGCGACCACCGGATCTTCTTCGACATGTTCGACGGCTGGGCCGAGGAAGTGAAACCGCAGCATCCGGAGGCCAGCGATGACGATTTCGCGGCCTTCCGGCGCAACCTGTTCGGCGGCGACGACTTCCTGTTCAGCCAGGGCGAGGCCTTCATTGCGAAATGTCCGGTCCCGCTGCTCGTCATGATGGGCAACGACGCCTACCACCCGGAGGCGACTTCGCGGCGCGTGGTCCAGCTCGCGCCCGACGCCATGCTGGTCGAGCGGTGGAAGGAGCCCGAGCATATAGAGGCCGCGGCGGCCACCATCCGGCAGTTCCTCGACGCGCATTCCTGA
- a CDS encoding DMT family protein — translation MHIASAWPVLAPFVLLSLSNIFMTFAWYGHLKYQGAALWIAVLASWGIAFFEYCLAVPANRIGYTVWSAAELKTIQEVITLVVFAGFAVLYLDEKITWNHGAGFSLIALGAFFVFAKPI, via the coding sequence ATGCATATCGCCAGCGCCTGGCCGGTGCTTGCACCGTTTGTCCTGCTGTCCCTGTCGAACATCTTCATGACCTTCGCCTGGTACGGACATCTCAAGTACCAGGGCGCCGCGCTCTGGATCGCCGTCCTCGCCAGCTGGGGCATCGCCTTTTTCGAATACTGTCTGGCGGTCCCGGCCAACCGCATCGGCTACACGGTCTGGAGCGCCGCCGAACTCAAGACGATCCAGGAAGTAATCACGCTTGTCGTCTTCGCCGGCTTCGCGGTCCTCTATCTCGATGAGAAGATCACCTGGAACCATGGCGCCGGATTTTCCCTGATCGCGCTGGGCGCGTTCTTCGTTTTCGCCAAGCCGATCTGA
- the secB gene encoding protein-export chaperone SecB, with amino-acid sequence MAEETGDNQQPQQPPQQNQQPQIRLNVQYVKDLSFEAPNAPEVFLKQNEQPKISISVDIDARRIEGNVFEVVLKLDVSAKRDDQPVFIVDLAYGAVCTMVNLPDEQIEPACLIEVPRMIFPFARRVIGDVTRDGGFPPLLLDPIDFVRLYQQNKQRQQATQQQQGEAEN; translated from the coding sequence ATGGCCGAGGAAACAGGCGACAACCAGCAGCCCCAGCAGCCCCCGCAACAGAACCAGCAGCCGCAGATCCGGCTGAACGTGCAGTATGTCAAGGATCTGAGCTTCGAGGCGCCGAACGCGCCGGAGGTCTTCCTGAAGCAGAACGAACAGCCGAAGATCTCGATCAGCGTCGACATTGACGCCCGCCGCATCGAAGGCAATGTCTTCGAGGTCGTGCTGAAGCTGGACGTCAGTGCGAAGCGCGACGACCAGCCCGTCTTCATCGTCGATCTGGCCTATGGCGCGGTCTGCACCATGGTGAACCTGCCGGACGAACAGATCGAGCCGGCCTGCCTGATCGAAGTGCCGCGGATGATCTTCCCCTTCGCGCGCCGCGTGATCGGCGATGTCACCCGGGACGGCGGCTTCCCGCCGCTGCTGCTCGACCCGATCGACTTCGTCCGCCTCTACCAGCAGAACAAGCAGCGCCAGCAGGCCACCCAGCAGCAGCAGGGCGAGGCAGAGAACTAG
- a CDS encoding FxsA family protein, which yields MPLLLLALFIGMPILEIAVFIEAGGWIGLWPTLAIVLLTGIAGTALLRIQGYGVVRRIREQMDQGRPPVFEMFEGLCLFAAGLLLLTPGFVTDTIGFLLFLPPLRKAIARLIGRRIQVQVNARGFGPGEPPHGPHGPGGPRRDPGGPVIDGEYETVEPDRDRLRS from the coding sequence ATGCCGCTACTGCTGCTCGCCTTATTCATCGGAATGCCGATCCTGGAGATCGCCGTCTTCATCGAAGCCGGCGGCTGGATCGGACTCTGGCCCACTCTCGCCATCGTGCTGCTGACCGGCATTGCCGGCACGGCGCTGCTCAGGATCCAGGGATATGGCGTGGTCCGCCGCATCCGCGAACAGATGGACCAGGGCCGCCCGCCGGTCTTCGAGATGTTCGAGGGACTGTGCCTGTTCGCCGCAGGGCTTCTGCTGCTGACGCCGGGCTTCGTGACCGACACGATCGGGTTCCTGCTGTTCCTGCCGCCGCTGCGCAAGGCCATCGCGCGGCTGATCGGACGGCGCATCCAGGTGCAGGTGAATGCGCGCGGATTCGGGCCGGGCGAACCGCCCCATGGCCCCCATGGTCCGGGCGGCCCCCGGCGCGATCCGGGCGGCCCGGTGATCGACGGCGAATACGAGACCGTGGAGCCCGACCGCGACCGTCTCAGGTCCTGA
- a CDS encoding Tim44/TimA family putative adaptor protein, with product MGSDFPFFEVVIFGMIAAFFFLRLKNTLGRRTGHEQEEPRSHVGRRGEEPAKNGRQDDNVIRLPGQDAPRDTDFDIEPDHDATPLDRALNEIGRASGGGFDRASFVEGAKAAYELIVTSYAKGDKQALKPLLAGKVYKNFTDAIDRRKAEGQTQETELVGFDSVEIVDARVVDRKAEVTVRFVSEMISVTRDKDGEIVAGDAEDISVVTDIWTFAKDARSRDPNWELISTRSAH from the coding sequence ATGGGATCTGACTTTCCGTTTTTCGAGGTCGTAATCTTCGGCATGATCGCCGCGTTCTTCTTCCTGCGGCTGAAGAACACGCTCGGGCGAAGGACCGGTCATGAGCAGGAAGAGCCGCGTTCGCATGTCGGCCGGCGCGGCGAAGAGCCCGCCAAGAACGGCCGCCAGGACGATAACGTGATCCGCCTGCCGGGTCAGGACGCGCCGCGGGATACCGATTTCGACATCGAACCCGACCACGACGCCACGCCTCTCGACCGCGCGCTCAACGAGATCGGCCGGGCAAGCGGCGGCGGATTCGACCGCGCCAGCTTCGTCGAGGGCGCGAAGGCGGCCTACGAGCTGATCGTGACGTCCTACGCCAAGGGCGACAAGCAGGCCCTGAAGCCGCTGCTGGCCGGCAAGGTCTACAAGAATTTCACCGACGCCATCGACCGGCGGAAGGCCGAGGGCCAGACTCAGGAAACCGAGCTCGTCGGCTTCGACAGCGTCGAGATCGTCGATGCGCGCGTCGTCGACCGCAAGGCCGAGGTCACGGTCAGGTTCGTCTCCGAGATGATCTCCGTGACCCGCGACAAGGACGGCGAGATCGTCGCCGGCGACGCCGAGGACATTTCGGTGGTTACCGACATCTGGACCTTTGCCAAGGATGCCCGCTCCCGCGATCCGAACTGGGAGCTGATTTCCACCCGCTCCGCGCATTGA
- a CDS encoding murein transglycosylase A, whose amino-acid sequence MKHAAPVALALALMVAALAGFWWLLFRELAERPPEKPPAIAFEQTGVAALPGWGGDNLEGFRAAMMRSCAHWPRRANPLGPYLAAACNAIPGDDAALKAHLTENWTAWRVAEGEGRLTGYYEPVYPGSREPSARYDVPLHRVPGDLVTARLADFSDELDGTIRGRVDGDRLVPYHDRKAIRQGALDGRGLDLLWLADPIDAFFLQIQGSGRIALPDGEVAYVGYAGQNGRAYRAIGRDLIAWGEVAAADMSMQAIRRWLEANPGRVHELLDLNPSYVFFTERETEGAIGAEGVVVTPERSIAIDRRLWYFGLPFWIEAPGVESEAAIRRLVMGQDTGGAIRGPVRADLFLGPGDEAGERAGRLNRPLAMWLLLPRGVDPTLALR is encoded by the coding sequence GTGAAGCACGCCGCGCCCGTCGCCCTGGCGCTGGCGCTGATGGTGGCGGCGCTGGCCGGGTTCTGGTGGCTGTTGTTCCGCGAACTGGCCGAGCGCCCGCCCGAGAAGCCTCCCGCCATCGCCTTCGAACAGACCGGCGTGGCTGCGCTGCCCGGCTGGGGGGGCGACAATCTCGAGGGCTTCCGCGCCGCCATGATGCGAAGCTGCGCCCACTGGCCGCGGCGCGCCAATCCGCTGGGCCCGTATCTGGCCGCGGCGTGCAATGCGATTCCCGGGGACGACGCGGCCCTGAAGGCGCATCTGACCGAAAACTGGACAGCCTGGCGCGTGGCCGAAGGCGAAGGCCGGCTCACCGGCTATTACGAGCCCGTCTATCCCGGCAGCCGCGAGCCCTCGGCGCGCTACGATGTGCCGCTGCACCGCGTGCCCGGCGATCTGGTGACTGCGCGCCTGGCCGACTTCAGCGACGAACTCGACGGTACGATCCGCGGCCGTGTCGATGGTGACCGGCTGGTGCCCTATCACGACCGCAAGGCGATCCGGCAGGGCGCGCTGGACGGCCGCGGACTGGACCTCCTCTGGCTCGCCGATCCGATCGACGCCTTCTTCCTGCAGATCCAGGGGTCGGGACGCATCGCCCTGCCCGACGGCGAGGTCGCCTATGTCGGCTATGCCGGGCAGAACGGCCGCGCCTACCGCGCCATCGGCCGGGATCTGATCGCCTGGGGCGAAGTGGCTGCGGCGGACATGTCCATGCAGGCGATCCGGAGGTGGCTGGAGGCCAATCCCGGCCGCGTCCACGAACTGCTGGATCTCAATCCGTCCTATGTCTTCTTCACCGAGCGCGAGACGGAAGGCGCGATCGGCGCCGAGGGCGTCGTCGTCACGCCGGAGCGTTCGATCGCCATCGACCGCCGGCTCTGGTATTTCGGCCTGCCCTTCTGGATCGAGGCGCCGGGCGTCGAAAGCGAGGCGGCGATCCGGCGGCTGGTCATGGGCCAGGACACCGGCGGCGCCATCCGCGGCCCGGTGCGGGCGGATCTGTTCCTGGGTCCCGGCGACGAGGCGGGCGAGAGGGCCGGCCGGCTCAACCGGCCGCTCGCCATGTGGCTGCTGCTGCCCCGGGGCGTCGATCCGACGCTCGCGCTCCGATAG
- a CDS encoding acyl-CoA dehydrogenase family protein translates to MSHLRPRAELTTHEVSNQPPPLEDYNLYRSDAALKEALHRHGAGWAEAHVDAMGEELGRAETFEHGRLANVFPPVLKTHDRYGHRIDEAEFHPSYHHMMALGMRHGQHSIAWEGRKGGHAAYAAMLYMTYQVEGGVCCPLTMTYAAMPALQRQPEATETWRKGIMSHEYDPRSIPPEQKTGLTIGMAMTEKQGGSDVRANTTRARPLGAGGPGGEYELTGHKWFCSAPMCDAFLTLAYTDEGLSCFLMPRWRPDGSRNAFQLQRLKDKLGNKSNASSEIEYHGAWAVMIGEEGRGVRTIIDMVMHTRLDCTAGPTALMRQAVAQAAHHVEHRVAFQKKLSQQPLMRNVIADLSVEQEAATAMFMAVAQAYDDGMADEEAAAFARIAVSVSKYWANKRVTPLVVEAMECLGGAGYVEETIMPRLFKEAPLNGIWEGSGNVICLDVLRAMQREPHALELFLKSLNDAKGRDTRLDAAIDDLAGEFARPEGIEMRARRIVEKMAMTWQGALLTAAAPTAVADAFLASRLDGDWGRAFGTLPDGLDLQPMIDRAMPAA, encoded by the coding sequence ATGTCCCATCTCCGCCCCCGCGCCGAACTTACGACCCACGAAGTCAGCAACCAGCCGCCGCCGCTGGAGGACTACAATCTCTACCGCTCCGATGCGGCGTTGAAGGAAGCGCTGCACCGTCATGGCGCAGGCTGGGCCGAGGCGCATGTCGACGCCATGGGTGAGGAACTGGGCCGGGCCGAAACCTTCGAGCATGGCCGGCTCGCCAATGTCTTTCCCCCGGTGCTGAAGACCCATGACCGCTACGGCCACCGCATCGACGAGGCCGAGTTCCACCCCAGCTACCACCACATGATGGCGCTCGGCATGCGCCACGGACAGCATTCGATCGCCTGGGAAGGGCGCAAGGGCGGGCATGCGGCGTACGCGGCGATGCTCTACATGACCTATCAGGTCGAGGGCGGCGTCTGCTGCCCGCTGACCATGACCTATGCGGCGATGCCGGCGCTGCAGCGCCAGCCGGAAGCGACGGAGACCTGGCGGAAGGGGATCATGAGCCACGAATACGATCCGCGCTCCATCCCGCCGGAGCAGAAGACGGGGCTCACCATCGGCATGGCGATGACCGAGAAGCAGGGTGGCTCCGACGTGCGCGCCAACACCACGCGGGCAAGGCCGCTGGGCGCCGGGGGGCCGGGCGGCGAGTACGAACTGACCGGTCACAAGTGGTTCTGCTCGGCGCCCATGTGCGACGCCTTCCTGACGCTGGCCTACACGGACGAGGGGCTGTCGTGCTTCCTGATGCCGCGCTGGCGGCCCGACGGGTCGCGGAACGCATTCCAGCTTCAGCGGCTGAAAGACAAGCTGGGCAACAAGTCGAACGCATCCTCGGAGATCGAGTATCACGGCGCCTGGGCAGTGATGATCGGCGAGGAGGGACGCGGCGTCCGCACGATCATCGACATGGTGATGCACACCCGCCTGGACTGCACCGCCGGGCCGACGGCGCTGATGCGCCAGGCCGTGGCGCAGGCCGCGCATCACGTCGAACACCGCGTCGCTTTCCAGAAAAAACTCAGCCAGCAGCCGCTGATGCGCAACGTCATCGCCGACCTCTCGGTCGAGCAGGAGGCCGCGACGGCGATGTTCATGGCTGTCGCCCAGGCCTATGACGACGGCATGGCGGACGAGGAGGCGGCGGCCTTCGCCAGGATCGCCGTCTCGGTTTCCAAGTACTGGGCCAACAAGCGCGTGACGCCGCTGGTCGTGGAAGCCATGGAGTGCCTGGGCGGCGCCGGCTATGTCGAGGAGACGATCATGCCGCGGCTTTTCAAGGAAGCGCCGCTCAACGGCATCTGGGAAGGCTCGGGCAACGTCATCTGCCTGGACGTCCTGCGCGCCATGCAGCGCGAGCCCCATGCGCTGGAGCTGTTCCTGAAGAGCCTCAACGACGCCAAGGGCCGTGATACGCGGCTGGACGCGGCAATCGACGACCTGGCGGGTGAGTTCGCCCGGCCCGAGGGGATCGAGATGCGCGCGCGGCGCATCGTCGAGAAAATGGCCATGACCTGGCAGGGCGCGTTGCTGACCGCCGCTGCGCCGACGGCCGTCGCCGACGCTTTCCTCGCCAGCCGTCTCGACGGAGACTGGGGCCGGGCCTTCGGGACGCTCCCCGACGGCCTGGATCTGCAGCCGATGATCGACCGCGCCATGCCGGCAGCCTGA
- a CDS encoding nitroreductase family protein: MKPIELVTNRASVGPKLQTDEEITDAELETLYAAAMTAPDHGKLTPWRFLTIRGEARGRLGDIFAEAAEKRGEDAGAVEKDRKKPLRSPVVIAVIARITPDHPKAPPVEQVLAAGMAGYNMVLAAQAEGLGAIWLSGAPAYDGHVLQALGIGPDEQLLGFIYVGRPKREFAGPRRADWRQFVSEWTG; the protein is encoded by the coding sequence ATGAAGCCAATCGAACTGGTCACCAACCGCGCCTCCGTCGGCCCGAAGCTGCAGACCGACGAGGAGATAACGGACGCGGAGCTGGAGACGCTTTACGCGGCGGCGATGACCGCGCCGGACCACGGCAAGCTGACGCCGTGGCGGTTCCTCACCATCCGCGGCGAGGCGCGCGGCCGGCTGGGGGACATCTTTGCCGAAGCAGCGGAGAAGCGCGGGGAGGACGCCGGGGCGGTCGAGAAGGACCGCAAGAAGCCGCTCCGCTCACCCGTCGTGATCGCCGTCATCGCCCGTATCACGCCCGATCATCCGAAGGCCCCACCAGTGGAGCAGGTGCTGGCGGCGGGCATGGCCGGCTACAACATGGTTCTGGCCGCGCAGGCGGAGGGCCTCGGCGCCATCTGGCTTTCCGGCGCGCCGGCCTATGACGGGCACGTGCTGCAGGCGCTCGGCATCGGCCCGGACGAGCAGCTTCTGGGTTTCATCTATGTGGGGCGGCCCAAGCGCGAGTTCGCCGGTCCCCGCCGCGCCGACTGGCGGCAGTTCGTCAGCGAGTGGACGGGGTAG
- a CDS encoding 4a-hydroxytetrahydrobiopterin dehydratase, translating into MGPTTQATEAEMGEKLSDKERQEALTELKGWSMVEDRDAIKRTFEFRDFNEAFGFMSRVALKAEKMDHHPEWFNVYKTVEVTLSTHDAGGLTDKDVKLAKFMDKAAG; encoded by the coding sequence GTGGGACCGACAACGCAGGCAACGGAGGCCGAGATGGGCGAGAAGCTGAGCGACAAGGAACGCCAGGAGGCGCTCACCGAACTGAAGGGCTGGTCGATGGTGGAAGACCGGGACGCGATCAAGCGGACCTTCGAGTTCAGGGATTTCAACGAGGCCTTCGGCTTCATGAGCCGCGTCGCCCTGAAGGCCGAGAAGATGGACCACCACCCCGAGTGGTTCAATGTCTACAAGACCGTCGAGGTCACGCTTTCGACGCACGACGCCGGCGGGCTGACGGACAAGGACGTCAAGCTGGCGAAATTCATGGACAAGGCGGCCGGTTAG
- a CDS encoding metallopeptidase family protein yields the protein MNRAFMRDADLETIARLGEKALSEIPPELAQHCEGLVIRAAEYADDEVLDDLGIDHPLDLLGLYHGVGLPWKSVNDPGGDQDMVWLYRQPILDYCRETGEDLEHVVQHVLIHEIGHHFGFSDDDMDHIEADA from the coding sequence ATGAACCGCGCATTCATGCGAGACGCAGACCTCGAGACCATCGCCCGGCTGGGCGAGAAGGCGCTGTCGGAGATACCGCCGGAACTCGCGCAGCACTGCGAGGGACTGGTGATCCGCGCCGCGGAGTACGCCGATGACGAGGTGCTGGACGACCTCGGCATCGACCATCCGCTCGACCTGCTGGGTCTCTATCACGGCGTCGGCCTGCCCTGGAAATCGGTCAACGATCCCGGCGGCGACCAGGACATGGTCTGGCTCTACCGCCAGCCGATCCTCGATTACTGCCGGGAAACGGGCGAGGACCTCGAGCATGTCGTCCAGCATGTGCTGATCCACGAGATCGGCCATCACTTCGGCTTCTCCGACGACGACATGGACCATATAGAAGCCGACGCGTAG
- a CDS encoding cupin domain-containing protein, whose product MTETYRFDDRTIAWKPFAGFEGLYYHLLSVDHDAQVVDMLMKFDPHAECVPHRHVGPTKTLVLQGEHSLYDPVPDHGPANTTRRASGFGANRGDETHIEGGGADGAIILLMMTARDGVVYEILGADGGVERRITLDDFQRGLEKQQRDGRTRQRVQQ is encoded by the coding sequence ATGACCGAGACCTACCGCTTCGACGACCGCACCATTGCCTGGAAGCCCTTCGCCGGATTCGAGGGTCTCTACTACCACCTGCTCAGCGTCGATCACGACGCGCAGGTGGTCGATATGCTGATGAAATTCGATCCGCACGCCGAGTGCGTGCCGCACCGCCATGTCGGCCCCACGAAGACGCTGGTGCTGCAGGGCGAGCACAGTCTCTACGATCCCGTGCCGGACCACGGACCTGCCAATACCACCCGCAGGGCTTCGGGTTTCGGCGCCAACCGCGGCGACGAAACCCATATCGAGGGCGGCGGGGCGGACGGCGCCATCATCCTGCTGATGATGACCGCGCGCGATGGCGTGGTCTACGAGATCCTCGGTGCCGATGGCGGCGTCGAACGCAGGATCACGCTGGACGATTTCCAGCGCGGCCTCGAGAAGCAGCAGCGCGATGGCCGGACCCGTCAACGGGTCCAGCAGTAG
- a CDS encoding acetyl-CoA hydrolase/transferase family protein yields MTEFLEAAEAVKRIPAGATVYIQGSAGEPTDLVSAIAADPEAGRGCTFVGVAVPGMNRNDYSSLHESARAIAFFGTPDNRDSMASGKTAFIPKQYHALYRYLEQDLDIDVALVSLREGPDGTYRHGFGLDSQSAVLDKAKLVIAEINAGMPDGGSAPPVPADRIDIAVRTDHPGPTLGIGEITPDVQAVADNVAAMIADGDCIQIGIGTLPVALLRALRTKNDLGIHSGMLADGMPELIDNGNANGRRKSIDTGLHVAGVPNGSQALYDWTDGRRDIAWRPISYTHDSAVIGRIDNFISINSGLEVDLFGQLNAETVKGRQISGTGGSVDFMRGAQRSRGGKAILAMTATAARGKVSRIVAGLDPLGITTGLRTDIDHVVTEHGAAHLKNLPVHQRPEALIEIAGPDFREELRDAWHDMTKGLWPG; encoded by the coding sequence ATGACGGAATTTCTGGAGGCGGCGGAAGCGGTGAAGCGCATTCCCGCCGGCGCCACGGTCTACATCCAGGGCTCGGCCGGGGAGCCGACGGATCTGGTTTCGGCGATCGCCGCCGACCCGGAGGCGGGCCGCGGCTGCACCTTCGTCGGCGTCGCCGTACCGGGGATGAACCGCAACGACTATTCGTCGCTGCACGAGAGCGCACGCGCCATCGCCTTCTTCGGCACGCCGGACAACCGCGACAGCATGGCAAGCGGGAAGACGGCGTTCATCCCCAAGCAGTATCACGCCCTCTACCGCTATCTGGAGCAGGACCTCGACATCGACGTCGCGCTGGTGTCGCTGCGCGAGGGGCCGGACGGGACCTACCGCCACGGCTTCGGCCTGGACAGCCAGTCCGCGGTCCTCGACAAGGCGAAGCTGGTGATCGCGGAGATCAATGCCGGCATGCCCGACGGCGGCAGCGCCCCGCCGGTGCCGGCGGACCGGATCGACATCGCCGTCCGCACCGACCATCCCGGACCGACGCTCGGCATTGGCGAGATCACGCCGGACGTGCAGGCGGTCGCCGACAACGTCGCCGCCATGATCGCGGACGGCGACTGCATCCAGATCGGGATCGGGACGCTGCCCGTGGCGCTCCTGCGCGCGCTCAGGACCAAGAATGATCTCGGCATTCATTCGGGCATGCTGGCCGACGGCATGCCGGAGCTGATCGACAACGGCAACGCCAATGGCCGGCGCAAGTCCATCGACACCGGGCTCCACGTGGCCGGCGTCCCCAACGGCTCCCAGGCGCTCTACGACTGGACCGACGGGCGGCGTGACATCGCCTGGCGGCCGATCTCCTACACCCATGATTCGGCGGTCATCGGCCGGATCGACAATTTCATCTCGATCAATTCGGGGCTGGAGGTCGACCTGTTCGGCCAGCTCAACGCCGAGACCGTGAAGGGCCGCCAGATTTCCGGCACCGGCGGTTCGGTCGACTTCATGCGCGGCGCGCAGCGCAGCCGGGGCGGCAAGGCGATCCTGGCCATGACCGCCACCGCCGCGCGCGGCAAGGTCAGCCGCATCGTCGCCGGCCTCGATCCGCTGGGGATCACGACCGGACTCCGCACCGACATCGACCATGTCGTCACCGAGCATGGCGCGGCCCATCTGAAGAACCTGCCCGTGCACCAGCGGCCCGAGGCGCTGATCGAGATCGCGGGGCCCGATTTCCGCGAGGAATTGCGCGACGCCTGGCACGACATGACAAAGGGCCTCTGGCCCGGCTGA
- a CDS encoding SDR family NAD(P)-dependent oxidoreductase, with protein sequence MSRPHCLVVGVGPGLGLHVVQTFLAGGYRVSMMARHEGRLATWESENPGATGFATDIADIESYRAALKRVVEAQGLPDVVIYNAAIAAFGGYEDVTVEQFEGAFRVNATGPLVTAQELCPAMVERGTGRLIVTGNTGALRGKPDFIGWSPSKAGGRIVAEALARDLGPQGVHVAYVVVDALIDMPFVRRRWPDIDESRLANPADLAAEIYRTAHQPASARSFMVELRPAGEPW encoded by the coding sequence ATGAGCCGGCCTCACTGTCTCGTCGTCGGCGTCGGGCCGGGGCTCGGCCTGCACGTCGTCCAGACGTTTCTTGCGGGCGGCTATCGCGTCTCCATGATGGCGCGCCATGAAGGCCGGTTGGCGACATGGGAAAGCGAGAACCCGGGCGCGACCGGATTCGCCACCGACATCGCCGACATCGAGAGCTACCGCGCCGCGCTGAAGCGCGTGGTCGAGGCGCAGGGCCTGCCGGACGTTGTCATCTACAACGCGGCGATCGCAGCCTTCGGCGGCTACGAAGACGTGACCGTCGAGCAGTTCGAGGGCGCATTCCGCGTCAACGCGACGGGGCCGCTGGTCACGGCGCAGGAACTCTGTCCCGCCATGGTCGAGCGCGGAACGGGTCGGCTGATCGTCACCGGCAACACCGGCGCACTGCGCGGCAAGCCGGACTTCATCGGCTGGTCGCCGTCCAAGGCAGGCGGGCGGATCGTCGCCGAGGCGCTGGCCCGGGATCTCGGGCCGCAGGGCGTCCACGTCGCCTATGTCGTGGTCGATGCGCTGATCGACATGCCCTTCGTCCGCAGGCGCTGGCCGGACATCGACGAATCCAGGCTGGCGAATCCCGCCGACCTGGCCGCAGAGATCTACCGCACCGCGCATCAGCCGGCTTCGGCGCGCTCCTTCATGGTGGAACTGCGTCCAGCTGGCGAACCGTGGTAG